The following nucleotide sequence is from Methanomassiliicoccus sp..
ACTAGGGTGATGATATGAGGACATTGGTAACCTACATGTCGCTGAGCGGCAACACCAGGAAGCTCGCGGACACGATCTACGCGAACATCGACGGACCCAAGGACCTCCAGGAGCTGAGCGAGGTCCAGAACCTGGAGGACTACGACCTGGTGTTCGTCGGGTTCCCGGTTCACCAGTTCGGCGCGCCGGAGGCGGTGAAGGAGTTCGTGGAGAAGAACGCCAAGGGAAGGAACATCGCGCTGTTCGTGACCCATGCCATGCCCCCGGGGATGGACATGCTCAAGGGGATAATGATGAAGTGCCAGGCCCCCTTCGCCGCAGCCCGCGTCCTGGGGGTCTACGACTGCCAGGGAGAGCTCGCCGAGAAAGTGGCCCTGTCGCTCATGAGCAGCCCCAACCCCCAGCTTCAGGAGTTCGGGAGGATGCGGGCTATGACCCTAGGCCACCCTGATGCCGCTGAGGTCACCAGAGCAGGGGAGTTCGCGCGCAGCATAGTGGCCATGGCCTCCACGGAGTGAGACCATGAGGACCCTGGTGGCGTACTTGTCCAGTTCGGGCAATACGCGCAAAGTGGCCGAGGCCATCCACGCCGCGCTCCCGGACAGCAGCCTCATGGCCATGACCGACGTGGGCCCGTTGGACGCATATGACCTCATATTCGCTGGGTTCCCGGTGATAGCGGAGGGAGCCCCCCGCAAGGCCAGGAGGTTCCTGGGGAGGGCGCGGGGGAGGAAGGTGGCCCTGTTCCTGACCCATGGAATGCCGGCCGGCATGGACGAGTTCGACGCCGTGGTGCCGAACTGCCGCCGGGCGGCCGCAGGCTGCGAGCTTCTGGGAGAGTTCGAGTGCCAGGGTAGCATGGTCCCGTGGATGCCCAGGCTCCTTCGCCTGTACCCCCGTGGCCGTGTGCGCCGCTGGGCCCGGATGACCGGGGAGGCCCACGGGGCCGGGCATCCCAGCGAGGGGGACCTGGAGCGTGCCCGCGCGTTCGCCGCCGAGGTGCGCGGAAGACTAACAGTACCGTGAGGATGTAAGACCGATGATGTCATGGGACCGGCGATAACATGGGAACGGCGGAGCGCAGGCAGAGGGAGCGGGAGAGGAAGGAGAGGGAGATCATCGATGCCGCACGCGAGCTATTCTTCCAGAAGGGGTACGACTCCACCAGCGTGGACGAGATCGCGGCCAGGCTGGAGATCGCCAAGGGCAGCGTGTACATGTACTTCTCCAACAAGGAGGAGCTCTTCTACGC
It contains:
- a CDS encoding flavodoxin, coding for MRTLVTYMSLSGNTRKLADTIYANIDGPKDLQELSEVQNLEDYDLVFVGFPVHQFGAPEAVKEFVEKNAKGRNIALFVTHAMPPGMDMLKGIMMKCQAPFAAARVLGVYDCQGELAEKVALSLMSSPNPQLQEFGRMRAMTLGHPDAAEVTRAGEFARSIVAMASTE